A region of Moorena producens PAL-8-15-08-1 DNA encodes the following proteins:
- a CDS encoding oligosaccharide flippase family protein — translation MSFCFGATGSSLGFYVNANGDNFVIGKLLGNTNLGYYNFAYQLTQTINTVMGEVINQVGMSSFAQLENDEEQQSVLVTMVEQMAFLGAPLYALFFLVVDDQVISMIFGQKWVPACQVIPWLLVFAYFRLINNSLINMLAAKGRTGINAKVNLMIAPVAFLSFIIGAEQAGILGVGIAVTFVLGIVWTVYWWWVACGALGWPLIKFLLPCFKAALIVLLAIVSCLGLPTILKPFLFMSLYIVCMRLIAAKQFFSYQSLLGKLANQLTKLGKSQS, via the coding sequence TGACAACTTTGTAATTGGTAAACTGCTGGGTAATACTAATTTGGGATACTACAACTTTGCTTACCAATTGACCCAGACCATTAACACTGTAATGGGTGAGGTGATTAATCAGGTAGGAATGTCTTCATTCGCCCAGTTAGAGAATGACGAAGAGCAGCAAAGTGTTCTAGTCACAATGGTTGAACAAATGGCTTTTCTGGGGGCTCCTCTATACGCCTTATTTTTTTTAGTGGTAGACGATCAGGTCATCTCTATGATATTTGGCCAGAAGTGGGTGCCAGCCTGCCAGGTAATTCCCTGGTTACTGGTGTTTGCTTACTTTAGGCTGATCAATAATTCACTGATTAATATGCTTGCAGCAAAAGGCAGAACTGGGATTAACGCCAAGGTTAACCTTATGATTGCTCCCGTAGCGTTCTTGAGCTTTATCATTGGTGCTGAGCAAGCAGGAATACTTGGGGTGGGAATTGCAGTTACTTTCGTGCTAGGAATTGTTTGGACAGTTTACTGGTGGTGGGTAGCTTGCGGAGCACTAGGTTGGCCATTGATTAAGTTTTTACTACCGTGCTTTAAAGCTGCTCTGATTGTACTCCTAGCAATTGTGAGTTGTCTAGGGTTACCAACAATCCTGAAGCCCTTCCTATTTATGAGTCTCTATATCGTCTGTATGCGCCTGATCGCTGCCAAACAATTTTTTAGTTACCAGTCTCTACTAGGAAAATTGGCTAATCAGCTGACAAAGTTAGGTAAAAGTCAGTCATAG